The genomic interval TTCACCCGTGGAAAGTTCCCGCTTTCGAGAGGCTGCTGTGGCGTGCTTGTCGCGGTTACATCATCGTGGACTTTCATGAAATGGAAGAGAAACTTGAACATCCTGATTCTGTAAGacacaaaaaaatcacattgaTGATTGAATATTTAGGTTAACTGTTTGTGGCCCCATGAATTACAGTATATATAGAAGTGAAATGCATTATATTTAAGGAAGACATATTATGCCCATATTAtcccttaccaacagacagtgagcgcttttggttaaaaaagatctgattcctgtgaatacattCTGAAACAATAGTATATTTAGCTGGAAATTTAGataagcttttgggtaaaattaaccagtcagtcattggccatgggcggggctttatcagtgtgatatcacattaaaggcagggtgcatgatctctgaaagccaatgttgacatttgaaatcacacgcccctaccccaatagaatctggacttttttttttatagacttgccacacacatacgcaacccaggcaatgattaCGTTTAGTAGAcatgctgattggctacaagtgttttttggtagtcggcccgactactttgtaaaagtggatttttccataatatgtgccctttaagatTGTATTGGATTCATTGCATTGTGTTTTTGAATGACCACTGGTTGATTTCTCAGGGCGAGGATGTGCAGTGGACCGTGTTTTTAATCTCATTTTGGGGAGATCAGATTGGCCAGAAGGTGAAGAAGATCTGTGATTGGTAGGTGGTTTAGATGTGTTTTTCACATCAGCATAAGATCATGATGAAAAcgtaaaagtatttttttacagtctaacAACAAGATCAGTTTTAATATGAAAGTTAATTAGTATTCATACTAGTAATATACTGATACTTCATCCAAGTCAAAGAAAGCTAATTATTTTTACTttgcttttttataattttataaagtgTTCGATCTAACTTCACACAGGTTAGGTTTATTTAAAGCCAGGTGTATCTCATCACATTAGTTATGATTCGCCAATATTTTGACTATAACAGAATGCCCCATGTTACAAAGCTTTATACAATATATTGTTTAACATTTGAAACGTAGAAaacatatttgtgaccctgaaccacaaaaccattGTTTTTGAAACCAAagtttttgaaattgagatgtATCATCTGAAAGTTCAAttgatgtatgatttgttaGGATAGGGCAATATTTTGCCGggatacaactatttaaaaatctgagAGTGCGAAATTATCTAAATATAGAGAAAATCTAATGATAAATACTGAATTTGATTTATGTACgttaggaaatgtacaaaatctctttatggaacatgatctttactaaTGATGTTGTCATAAAAAATAGATAAGTTTGACCCTATTTGTGGCTATTtatacaaatatacccatgctacagtacttatgactggttttgtgttttttgctttaaaatgtgtCTATGCTATCtatctttaatataaatgcacatgtTGTTTATCTAATGTAGTTACACTTGTAAGTGTGGCTGAGGTGTCAAAATACTTTTTGGTGCCACTGTATGTCATTTTTCTATGTCTAGAActagttcattttcttaaacTGGTAAAATGAATAAcgtttcttttatttcatatgaCATGCAGCTtccacacacaaacatttccaTACCCTGAGAATCAGACAGAAAGAGAAGAAACTCTGAATGGACTGAGAGGAAGAATCGAGGACATCAAATCAGTACGTCACACTTTTATTAAATCTAAGGCatctttcattttataaatgttttgttttattcaatgactcatttgttcttttatattaccttttttattttaatagattGTTATATATGCTTTAATCTTTCCAACATTTTAAGAATCTGTTCGACTGAAATTATGAAGCTGTCAAAAGAGCAGTTACTGTCTACTCATGTCACTGTTTTCTACTAGAGGAAGTAAAAAGCTTTATATCGTTGAATGTCCATCAGGTTTACGTTATTTCTCTGTTATGTTTGGGTCTTTAGGTGATGGGTGAGACTGAGCAGTATATGCAGCAGTTGCTGGCTCGAGCTCTGGGTCGTCTGCCTGAGTGGCGTGTGCAGGTTCAGAAGTGTAAGGCCGTACAGATGGTCCTGAACCTCTGCAGTCCATCTGTCACTGATAAGTGTCTGATCGCTGAAGCCTGGTGTCCTGTCAGCCAGCTGCCCGCCCTACAGAGCGCCCTGAGAGAGGGTGGAGTAAGTGTCTCCATTCACACTGAGTTGTTATATTGTGACTGTGAGATACACATGTGGCTTGCAGAAAGCAGTTTAATGTAGCagaacatttctgttttatacCAAAGTCACATACTGGATGCAAATGATAGaaagtgtctgtctgtccattgtAGCCGTCCGTCTGTCTAACGTATCTATGTGTTTATCCGTCTGTTTTTCTtatccgtccgtctgtctgtgaATTGTATCAGTCTTTTTGTCAATCTAATTCGTCTGTttattcatctgtctgtctatttgtctcgtcgtctgtctgtcactcgtattgttttttgtaaatcatACCCGTTTGTGTGTACTATCCGTGTGTCTATCCTATGCGTGCGTCTATCtagtctatccatctgtctatttATTGTATCTGTCTGTATCCGTTTGTCTATCAGTCTAtcccagtgcttctcaattatttattgtcacgcccccccctaggaagaagtaaacattttgcgccccccaactctctgccacgactgtaaatagtataatttgtctataaaatgacacatctacaaagcattgtatccttattaacattaaataaaacacaaaaaaaagaaatatcaatcaacttacaacaaagaataaatttattaacaatgttttttagtctgtaacagaaaagacttaaaatgcataaatttgcctgaaataaaaaaatcaatccttatttacagtatatttttttgaccatttgatactgaaaaatttaattaaatataatcaataaataatagtaaaaaattcaagcggcttatcagtgtgtttggggtgtaatgtctttaagtgacggtgcaaaaaaatcactccCTGAAAAAGTATTTCCCCCGGGGTCTCACGCGCcacccctggtgtcgcttcgagcctccctgggggtcccgccccactatttgagatgCACTGGTCTATCCTATCATtctgtctatccgtctgtctattggatctgtctgtctgtctatcttatccgtccgtctgtctgtgaATTCTATCAGTCTTTTTGTCAATCGTATCCGTCTGTTTATTCGTCTGTCTGCCTTTCGTCTGTCAGTCACTCGTATCGTTTTTTTGTAAATCATATGCGTCTGTCTGTCCTATCCGTGTGTCTATCCTACGTGTCTGTCtagtctatccatctgtctatctattgtatctgtctgtctatacatctctgtatctgtctgtttattgtatccatctgtctatccgtctatcgtatctgtctgtctatcctatCAGTCTGTCTATCGTATCAGATTTTTTGTCAATCAtattcgtctgtctgtctgtctattgtaTCTGTATATTTATTGTATCTGTCTCGTCTGTCTatccttctgtctgtctgtttattgtATCTGTCTCGTCTGTCTatccttctgtctgtctgtttattgtatctgtctgtctgtctatcgtatccgtctgtctgtctgtctgttgtatCTGTCTTTTTATTGTATCTGTCTGTGTATCCTTCTGTCTGTCCGTAGCCGTCTGTTTATCCGGCTGTCAGTCTATCCTATCCGTCTGTCTATCATATCCATCTGTTTGTCTATTGTATCCGTCTGTCTATCCTATGCGTCTGTCtagtctatccatctgtctatccatctgtttgtctattgtatccgtctgtttgtctattgtattcatctgtctatccatctgtctgtttgCCTATTGTATCCGTCTGTTTATCCGGCTCTCTCTGTCAcattcgtctgtctgtctgtcttttataCCTTCTACCTGTCGgttgtatctatctgtctgtctatcaaccTATATCCTTCTGTCATTCTATCTGTCTTTCGGCCcctctgtttttctctcttgttgtttatctttctttctgtccatctgtctatatctgtatattttagatctgtctgtttatctgtctatctattgtATCTGTCTGTCAATACATCTCTGTATCCGTCTGTTTATtgtatccatctgtctatccgtctatcgtatctgtctgtctatcctttcagtctgtctatccatctgtctgccaATCGTATCAGTTTTTTTGTCAATCATATtcgtctgtctatctgtctgtctgtctattgtaTGTGTCAGTCTAtccttctgtctgtctactgtatCTGTTTTTGGTCAATCctatccgtctgtctatcctatccgtctgtctgtttattgtatctgtctgtctgtctatcgtatctgtccgtctgtctgtctgttgtatCTGTCTTTTTATTGTATCTGTCTGTGTATCCTTCTTTCTGTCCGTAGCCGTCTGTTTATCCGGCTGTCAGTCTATCCTATCCGTCTGTCTATCAtatttgtctgtttgtctatcctATCCGTCTGTCTAGTCTATCCATCTgtttatccatctgtctgtctattgtatctgtctgtctatacatcgctgtatctgtctgtttattgtatccatctgtctatccatctatcgtATCTGTCTGTCCAACCTATCACtctgtctatccgtctgtctgcCAATCGtatcagttttttgtcaatcatattcgtctgtctatctgtctgtctgtctattgtaTCAGTCTGTTtattgtatctgtctgtctgtctatccttctgtctgtctactgtatCTGTTTTTGGTCAatcctgtctgtctatccgtctgtttgtctattgtattcatctgtctatccatctgtctgtctgcctattgTATCCATCTGTTTATCCGGCTCTCTCTGTCACattcgtctgtctgtctagtctatccatctgtttatccatctttctgtctattgtatctgtctgtctatacatCGCTGTATCCGTCTGTTTATTGTATGCATCTGTCTATCCGTCTAtcgtatctgtctgtctatcctatCAGTcggtctgtccgtctgtctgccaatcgtaacagtttttttgtcaatcatatccgtctgtctatcctttccatctgtctgtctgtctattgtaTCAGTCTGTTtattgtatctgtctgtctgtctgtctatccttctgtctgtctactgtatCTGTTTTTGGTCAATCCTATCTGTCTATCCTTCTGTTTGTCTATTGTAttcatctgtctatccatctgtctgtctgcctattgTATCCGGCTGTTTATCCGGCTCTCTCTGTCAcattcgtctgtctgtctgtctgtctgtctgtcttttataCCTTCTACCTGTCGGTTGTATCTATCTGTCGGTCTATCAACCTATATCCTTCTGTCATTCTATCTGTCTATCGGCCcctctgtttttctctctttttgtctatctttctgtccatctgtctatatctgtatattttagatctgtctgtttatcagtctatctgtatctgtctgtacatctgtctatatctgtctgtttatttgtctatctatatccatctgcctatatttactgtatgtgtatatccatctttctttctgtctatttatctatgTGTTTTTTCGTCTATGCAtctaatatttatgtttttctatCTAACAGAGGAAGAGTGGCAGTAGCGTGGACTCATTCTACAATCGTTTGCCGGCCACCACCTCCCCCCCGACCCTCTTCCCCACTAATGCTTTCACTGCAGGCTTTCAGAATATAGTGGATGCGTATGGAGTGGCCAGCTATAGAGAAGTCAATCCAGGTAACATAAACATCTCTAGCAGATGTTAGAAGTGGTCTGGAATACATACTCAACCGTTTTTCTTGCTTTCTGTAGCTGTATACACCATCATCACTTTTCCCTTCCTGTTTGCTGTGATGTTTGGGGATGTTGGTCATGGTCTGCTGATGGCATTAGCCGGACTCTGGATGGTTCTGGAGGAGAAGGATCCTAAACTAAGAAACAGTACCAATGAGGTATAAAGATCAATTTGTTTTTACTGCATTTATAGTTGTTTAATAGATGGTAATAGTTTCTTGTGGTCTCTCGCGTGTCAGATCTGGCGTATGATGTTCGGAGGTCGATATCTGATTCTGTTAATGGGCTTGTTCTCCGTTTACACTGGAGCCATTTACAATGAGTGCTTCAGCAGAGGACTGACAACCTTCTCCTCAGGCTGGCACGTCCAACCCAATGCTGAATATTACAACTGGACGTACGTCACGCACACAATAATCCATCTACACTCGTGTGGATTAATATACTgcacattggtatttaaataaaagcaaataattgTTATCTTTCTCTTTCCGTCAGTGAGAACACTTTTAAGAGTAATCAATATCTCTCACTGGATCCAAACATCACAGGAGTTTTCACCGGTCCATATCCTTTTGGAATCGATCCTGTAAGGGAATCAGATGGATTTCttgtacattttatttacacacacattACATAGCATTGTCATTTTGATGGTTTCACCAGATATTATGTTGTCTTTATTGTATTGTGCTGTTAAATGCTTATACGGCGTATGTTCTCATCTCTCTCAGATTTGGGGTATGGCCAATAACCACCTGACATTCCTCAACAGTTATAAGATGAAGATGTCTGTTATTATTGGGGTtatccacatgacttttggtgtgtgtttgtctttcttcaACTACATGTGAGTATGTTTGTAAACTTTGAAAGTAAATGCATATGCACATATGCTGCACCTTCCATTAGTGATTAAAATGATCTTTTTTTTGTCCATGAAATGCTGTTACATACATATTTTTCCTTGTTCCTCCTGCTGTGCAGCCACTTTCGGGAAACCAGCAGTGTGTTTTTGGTGCTGATCCCGGAGCTGTGCTTCATGCTCTGTCTGTTTGGATATTTGGTCTTTATGGTCATCTATAAATGGGTGGTGTATGGACCTATGACCTCAAACTCCGCCCCCAGCATCCTGATCCACTTTATAGACATGTTCCTGTTTACGGAGAACAAGGACAACAAGCCGCTGTATGAGGGACAGGTGTGTGTTGTTCTAATGCTGTTATGCGGTACTGATACATTTCCTGTGAATGGAGTTTAATGGAAAATGTAATATGCAAATAATTGTTTGATGCTTCATTTGTTTGTACAAACTGAGGGAATAGTTTGCTCTGGTAACCAATAATATGTTGCAGATAAACTAGTTCACATGTGCTGAAGCATTTAGACTTCACAAGATTGACTTGTTTTTACAACTCATGTTTTGAATTATGTAAGGGTTGTTCTTTGTAAAGGGTGAGACATGGGTACAAAAGTATcctaatatatgtgtgtgtggtgaCTCCAGCAATGTAAAATCCTACCACTTGTTTCTTTATCTTGACTTCACGCTTCTTCCACAATGTGGTTCAtagtaataaaatgaaatgaatgacatCTGTTTATCTCTAAAGATGATAGTGCAGAAGGTTCTGGTGATTGTGGCTCTTCTGTCCGTTCCTGTGCTTCTTTTGGGGAAACCAATTCAAGAATACATCACATATAAGAAGAAGAAATCTCAGCTGACAGTAAGACCTTGATCTTAATATTATGTCCTGTGTGTTTAATATCGGCCTCGTAacacatttgtatgttttatcATGATGATCCTTTGCAGGGAGACAGACGTCCTCTACTATCAGAAAACGGCACTATAAACGCTCAACATGGGGACGTGGAAAACAGAGAAGAAGAGGAGGTGAATAAAATAGGGGTGGTGgtgtttataaaatgtaaaatgctatgggggaattttggaaatagcatgggtatatttgtagcaatagcaaaaaaaacattgtatgggtcagaatttaggatattaaaggtgcagtgtgtaatttttagagggatctcttgacagaaatgcaatataatatacaaagctACATTATCATGTGtgtataataaagcaataagccccaagaagcagcgggctaccagtgcattttataacagctacggggcattgttaggcacgacgcaaagctgttataaaatgcactgtaggCCCACTACCTTGTGGGGCccattgcttttataaaatggttacttcatatgcataatgTTAGcgggatttcataaaataaaacccaaataagttgtaattatataagtacaaatattactcttccgccaaataaagaagttcctcagaatcaagtgtggctgcaaaaGAGTGCGGTtcacaaccaacacagacgcagcaaagacacaatgaaaatatgatttaagactgtggtgtttatttatataaatctacattcatctaatttatacattaacatttatatcgtgcaactgttgaagtgatgatcaaatgcTTGGAatcatgcttaactctttccccgtcagcgtttttttttaagttgccacccagttttagtttaatgccttacagaaaaatgatcttctttaaataaacataaaatatcaaatgaaagaacagaccatccgctttcaaacaacaacaaaagaaacatttcatcctaccttcatttgttctcttatcacctcacAAATTTTCAGTTAAAAGCGGATATAATTccgaacttttgtaagagatcagattcagagcctgatcaaaacatagtgttttagtgttgagtgaatgcatCAGTGTTTAAGTTCCACCAGTagatagcggaaatatgaatttgaggtagaaactcctcagacaacgttttctctttattgacgagatgacttaacaatatttattgacatt from Misgurnus anguillicaudatus chromosome 16, ASM2758022v2, whole genome shotgun sequence carries:
- the tcirg1b gene encoding T cell immune regulator 1, ATPase H+ transporting V0 subunit a3b, producing the protein MGSMFRSEEVCLVQLFLQSGSAYNCVSELGELGIVEFRDLNPNVNAFQRKFVSEVRRCEELEKTFVFLEQEIVRSLTQTLQPPIPTPPAPQPRELLTIEEDSERLARELREVSRNRDSLRSQYTQLCQYRGVLKQTHSLTVSQAPLVSFDPVGLTENRQDVRLSFVAGVVHPWKVPAFERLLWRACRGYIIVDFHEMEEKLEHPDSGEDVQWTVFLISFWGDQIGQKVKKICDCFHTQTFPYPENQTEREETLNGLRGRIEDIKSVMGETEQYMQQLLARALGRLPEWRVQVQKCKAVQMVLNLCSPSVTDKCLIAEAWCPVSQLPALQSALREGGRKSGSSVDSFYNRLPATTSPPTLFPTNAFTAGFQNIVDAYGVASYREVNPAVYTIITFPFLFAVMFGDVGHGLLMALAGLWMVLEEKDPKLRNSTNEIWRMMFGGRYLILLMGLFSVYTGAIYNECFSRGLTTFSSGWHVQPNAEYYNWTENTFKSNQYLSLDPNITGVFTGPYPFGIDPIWGMANNHLTFLNSYKMKMSVIIGVIHMTFGVCLSFFNYIHFRETSSVFLVLIPELCFMLCLFGYLVFMVIYKWVVYGPMTSNSAPSILIHFIDMFLFTENKDNKPLYEGQMIVQKVLVIVALLSVPVLLLGKPIQEYITYKKKKSQLTGDRRPLLSENGTINAQHGDVENREEEEEFDASNVFMHQAIHTIEYCLGCISNTASYLRLWALSLAHAQLSEVLWLMVMRFSFQQLSYLGSIIMVVIFAAFAVLTVSILLVMEGLSAFLHALRLHWVEFQNKFYSGSGYKLTPFAFSSIISSSSLN